The Algoriphagus halophilus sequence GTTTTATTCAAATGGTACTGAATACTTTGAAGAATAGGGGCGTAAGGCAAATAGAAATTACCTGTGCTCCCAAACCCTATGAAGAGCATCATGATTTAATCGCTTACCTTTTACAAAAACAGGGTTTTGAGTTAACCAGTATCTTGAGCCATCAATTCTTTTTGGGCCGGAAAAAAATAAAGAAATGGGTACAGCAGGAATACACTCGGTATCAAAAAAAGACTCAATCTGGTGCTATTTCGATGAGCATTAATTCTATCGGGAATTTTAATTTTTTGAAGGAAATCCGCCACTGGAATGTAGAACGAGGTTATGAATTTCAGTTGGATGATAACAGGATTATCATGCAAGTATCAGAGTATCCGGATCGATATTTTTTAATCAGCATCCTAGAGGCAGAAAAACCTGTGGCCCACTGTTTAGCAGTAAAGCTTTTTTCGGACTCTATCTATTATTTTCTTTCGGCTATTAACCCTCACTCTTCCATCAAAAATGGGGGTGAATTATTGCTGGCAAATCTGTTTAAATTGGCCAATGATGAGAAAGTCAAATTGATCGATTTAGGCTCCTCGGATTTGGGAGATGAGATAAACCATCCCTTGATGTTTTTTAAATCAAAATTCTCGAATGATATTTCAAACAAAGAGACCTGGGTAAAAAATCTAGAACTATGAGAAGAGGTAAGTTGGTTTCTGTGATCTGTATCTGCTTCAATCATGAAGATTGGATAGAGGAATGTTTGGAAAGTGTGCGATTGCAGGATTACCCTCAAAAGGAATTGATCATTATTGAAAATGGGAGCACGGACGACTCTCTTCAGGTAATTCAAAAGTGGATAAAGGAAAGCGCAGGAAACCTAAAGGTGGAATTGATTTCTAATCAAGAACCACAATCTTACTTGGCTCTTTTTAACCAGGCGATTAGGAACTCCAACAGCCAATATGTAGTGGATTTATCAGGTGATGATGTGCTTTATCCAGACCACCTCTCTTTGTCGGTAAAAATGCTGGAAATTTCTAGAGATGCAGCATTCGTATTTTCGGATGCCTATATTTTGGATGAGGATGGAGTAGTCAAAACATTTTACGACCGGAAGACAGGAGGGGACTTAGTCCATGAAATAGAAGTGAATCATATCTATGAAATTCTGGTCCAAAGCTATTATATCTGTTCGCCTACCATTGTGTTTGACCGGACTATTCTGCTAAAAGAAGGAGGATATGACGAAAACTTGACCTATGAGGATTTTGACATCCAAGTTCGCTTGGCCAGAAAATATCCCTTGGTATTCTCGGATCATGTGGGAGTCCTGAAGCGTAAGCTTTCCAATTCCTTATCAAGCAGACAGTATATACCCTATGAATCGAAAATGCTCCCAAGCACTTTGATTGTTTGTAAGAAAATCAAAAACATGAACGAAACCCCTTCTGAAATGAAAGCCTTGGGGAAGCGGATTTTATTCGAGCTAAAACACGCTTTATGGTCCTCAAATTTTGAGGTAGCAACTGGTTTTATTGCTTTGGGAGAAGAGATTCACTTGAAAAGTTTAACTTTTCTGATCTATAAACTCTGGGCAAGGTTTAAGTTTGATTTATCCTGGCTTTATACCAGAATCGGTTAACCCACCACTACCTCTATTAGCTTTTTGTTTTGGTAATACTTTTGAGATAGTTTGAGTAAATCCTCAGGTTGAAATGTTTTTAGGTAAGAGAGTTTGTCAAAATAATAAGATAAATCTAAGCCTGAGTGGTGAACAGCCCTAAATCTGTCCATGATATCAAAAGCAGAGCTGAACCGGCTCAACATCTGCCCAATCATGTAATTACGAACGACCTCTAATTCATCCTTTGCAACAGGTTCTTCTACTAGTTTATTGATTTCAAAGTAAATCTCATCTATTACTTCCTGGTAATATGCCTTTTGTACATCCGCGGAGATTACCCAATATTCAAAGTCACCAATTTCTGCCAGACTAGAAAATATTCCATAGGTATGCCCTTTGTCCTCCCGTATATTTTTGATCAATCGAGATCCAAAATAACCTCCCAAAATGGTGTTTAGCACCGAGAGTCCAATAAAATCAGGATGTGATTTTGGTATGGAAAAATTTCCCATCCTAATGCTGCTTTGCAATGCCGCTTCACGTGACTCTATCCATTGATATTTAGTAATAACTTCAGGGAAAAGAAGCTCCTCGGTAGCTTTCCTATTCGGGATTCTGGAAAGATCTTTTTCTAGACCATTTAATTCTTGTTCTGAAAAATTCCCACTAATAAAGATTTCTATTTCCTGCCAGAGTAATTCCTCATAATAGAATTTTAATCGATCTTGTGTGACTTCATCTACATGGGAGGCTATTGGTTCTAATCCATAGGGATGTTCCGGTCCAAATAAAGCCTTTCTGAAAAGTTGTCCGGCTCTTACAGCAGTTTTTTCTTTTTCCAGTTTTAAACCTAGCCTCTTTTGCGACTTCCGCTTTTCTAAAGAGTCTAAAGGGAATGTGGCTTCAGAAAATAAGTCAATAAATACGGGAAGGACTTTTTCCAGATGTTTTTTGGTAGTTAATAACCCCAATCCCTCATGGGCAAAAGAAAGTATAGGGTTCACCTCACTTGCGTGAAAATCGAAGAATTCCGCGATCTCTTCACCGGACATTCCTTTAAGTCCTTCTTGAAGGAGAATCAAGGTAAATGAAGGGATTAAATTCTGGGATAATGGGAGGGATGCTTTTCGCCCTTTTCCTATGACTTCTATTTTTACAACATCCAGATTGGGAGTGTTATTGAAAAATAACTTCGCCCCATTTTCCAACTTAGTTTCAAATGGGGGAGTAAGTTCAAAATCCTCCGGAATTCTAAATTCAGGAGCTTTGGACCTATCTAATGGCATTTTTAATTTGGAATGGTATAAAGAAGAGAGAATCTTAGCGTTTCTGCTAATGGATGGTTTTGCTTTTGAGGAACTAAATAAGAGAAATCAAATCCTATTCTCTTTAAATCAAACCCTAAGCCCATGGTGAAATATTTTCTACCACCTTTGCTTTGGTTTTCAAAAAAGTAACCGGTTCTTAAATTGAATTTTTCAGCATAGGTATATTCTACCCCAAAAGAGACAGTCACTTCTTGAATTTCCTCTGAAAAGCCTCCAGGAGCATCTGCAAACGAGCCAAACATCCCTGAAATCAAAGGCCGGTTGGGATCTTTTCCTTGGGCAATTACCAAATTTCCATCTTCATCTGTCACCAATGTGCCATCTTCGTTGGTTTCGTAATAAGGGGGCGTCGGAACCAATAATTTATTAAAATC is a genomic window containing:
- a CDS encoding M16 family metallopeptidase, with amino-acid sequence MPLDRSKAPEFRIPEDFELTPPFETKLENGAKLFFNNTPNLDVVKIEVIGKGRKASLPLSQNLIPSFTLILLQEGLKGMSGEEIAEFFDFHASEVNPILSFAHEGLGLLTTKKHLEKVLPVFIDLFSEATFPLDSLEKRKSQKRLGLKLEKEKTAVRAGQLFRKALFGPEHPYGLEPIASHVDEVTQDRLKFYYEELLWQEIEIFISGNFSEQELNGLEKDLSRIPNRKATEELLFPEVITKYQWIESREAALQSSIRMGNFSIPKSHPDFIGLSVLNTILGGYFGSRLIKNIREDKGHTYGIFSSLAEIGDFEYWVISADVQKAYYQEVIDEIYFEINKLVEEPVAKDELEVVRNYMIGQMLSRFSSAFDIMDRFRAVHHSGLDLSYYFDKLSYLKTFQPEDLLKLSQKYYQNKKLIEVVVG
- a CDS encoding glycosyltransferase; the encoded protein is MRRGKLVSVICICFNHEDWIEECLESVRLQDYPQKELIIIENGSTDDSLQVIQKWIKESAGNLKVELISNQEPQSYLALFNQAIRNSNSQYVVDLSGDDVLYPDHLSLSVKMLEISRDAAFVFSDAYILDEDGVVKTFYDRKTGGDLVHEIEVNHIYEILVQSYYICSPTIVFDRTILLKEGGYDENLTYEDFDIQVRLARKYPLVFSDHVGVLKRKLSNSLSSRQYIPYESKMLPSTLIVCKKIKNMNETPSEMKALGKRILFELKHALWSSNFEVATGFIALGEEIHLKSLTFLIYKLWARFKFDLSWLYTRIG